One Pararge aegeria chromosome 1, ilParAegt1.1, whole genome shotgun sequence genomic region harbors:
- the LOC120636178 gene encoding uncharacterized protein LOC120636178, with translation MSIKSQKSLNEECSEIFERSYSVRSASEESLSGDEDEESLSRDLLKKLTPAALSKLRRCFKKAKERNAAAMEIDRKVEAVMRAAAAEEGIEFAAAVPAQAPALCLDERGFVAALDSIFGPRKYSAHAQQLFRALDPLGSGRVCWRRLVARLAAAGARTTRSRSERWAPRAVRAVRRLQHCRREAIVKLVSMEREDSFCYVCVSRGGRAGVYSGDLRLLHSYEDVQCLLFAASDRSLIIYDATTLTHSAVFCISGLPNIPTCLAYCAALQGGESELVFGTERGDVTRVRFLQPRLSLLPSKTPDNINYYFWMELSSPPQSLYCSTNTWRGVHSRAVRRVSYARDGDIVWSCSHDSAVSVRCRHVPGKLEDYVFKVQRGVTCFHVVGGLHALATGSADGVVRLWEAQGSQFARLAAPGAPAVLDVALVACMEIVVAYCSNCFVHIWDLYEECLLQTIKIKFPFLGVLGKKAEFGTISIHPGPPRKNESDEDAQSVQMGSRRGSSVYQGSTGGLMLQAAPGPASWDQRGLHLDPENLRFNRAELLITCCDYVCTVSLQETECRILPPPEDTLRARRPSFWELPADLIAPLSPVVVKIPKPSLPSPRLLAPVAAEETLQNLDELLEKAGLHGILEKDFVLMRGLKHDLNKKLHEMERNKEAMRLAVNAGAPYLALKSYEPDPLPSFDHLAEQCSRVMRLYRDSNTAGTPSGSDFSSPRNSKSFKL, from the exons ATGTCCATTAAATCGCAAAAGTCACTCAACGAGGAGTGTTCGGAAATATTCGAGAGGAGCTATTCAGTGAGGAGTGCTTCCGAAGAAAGTTTATCAGG TGATGAAGATGAGGAGTCACTCTCTCGAGATCTGTTGAAGAAGCTAACTCCAGCCGCGCTGAGCAAGCTGCGGCGCTGCTTCAAGAAAGCCAAAGAAAGGAATGCAGCAGCTATGGAAATCGACAG GAAGGTGGAGGCGGTAATgcgcgcggcggcggcggaGGAGGGCATCGAGTTCGCGGCCGCGGTGCCCGCGCAGGCGCCCGCGCTGTGTCTGGACGAGAGGGGCTTCGTGGCCGCGCTGGATAGCATCTTCG GTCCCCGCAAGTACAGCGCGCACGCGCAGCAGCTGTTCCGCGCGCTGGACCCGCTGGGCAGCGGGCGCGTGTGCTGGCGCCGGCTGGTGGCGCGCCTGGCGGCCGCGGGCGCGCGCACCACGCGCTCCCGCAGTGAGCGCTGGGCGCCGAGAGCCGTGCGCGCGGTCCGGAGGCTGCAGCATTGCCGC CGCGAAGCCATCGTGAAGCTGGTGAGCATGGAGCGAGAGGACTCCTTCTGCTACGTGTGCGTGTCGCGCGGTGGCCGCGCCGGCGTCTACAGCGGCGACCTGAGACTTCTGCACTCGTACGAG GACGTGCAGTGTTTGCTGTTCGCTGCATCGGATCGAAGCCTCATCATTTACGACGCGACCACTCTCACGCACTCGGCCGTGTTCTGCATCAGCGGGCTCCCCAACATCCCCACA TGTTTGGCGTACTGTGCGGCGCTGCAAGGGGGCGAGTCGGAGCTGGTGTTCGGGACGGAGCGCGGTGACGTCACGAGGGTGCGCTTCCTGCAGCCGAGGCTGTCGCTGCTGCCCAGCAAGACGCCggataacattaattattacttttggATG GAGCTGTCGTCCCCGCCCCAGTCCCTGTACTGCAGCACCAACACGTGGCGCGGGGTGCACTCGCGCGCAGTGCGCCGCGTGAGCTACGCCAGGGACGGCGACATCGTATGGTCCTGCTCACACGACAGCGCTGTCAGCGTTCGCTGTCGGCATGTGCCGGGGAAACTGGAGGATTACGTGTTCAAAGTGCAGAGA GGCGTCACGTGCTTCCACGTGGTGGGCGGCCTGCACGCGCTGGCCACGGGCAGCGCGGACGGCGTGGTGCGCCTGTGGGAGGCGCAGGGCTCGCAGTTCGCGCGCCTGGCGGCGCCGGGCGCGCCCGCCGTGCTGGACGTGGCGCTCGTGGCCTGCATGGAGATCGTCGTGGCTTACTGCAGCAACTGT TTTGTCCATATCTGGGATCTATACGAGGAATGTCTTCTGCAGACTATAAAAATCAAGTTTCCGTTTCTCGGAGTACTCGGCAAAAAGGCTGAATTTGGGACCATCAGTATTCACCCTG GACCACCTCGTAAGAACGAATCAGATGAAGATGCCCAAAGTGTCCAAATGGGATCGCGCCGTGGCTCGAGCGTGTACCAGGGCTCCACGGGGGGCCTGATGCTACAAGCCGCGCCGGGGCCCGCGTCGTGGGACCAGCGGGGGCTGCATCTAGATCC CGAAAATCTTCGTTTTAACCGGGCGGAGCTTCTGATTACTTGTTGCGACTATGTGTGTACAGTATCACTGCAGGAGACTGAATGTCGTATATTGCCCCCACCGGAAGACACTCTGCGAGCAAGACGACCGTCTTTTTGGGAACTACCAGCTGATTTAATAG CGCCTCTTTCTCCAGTAGTCGTCAAGATTCCTAAGCCATCTCTACCTTCTCCTAGACTGCTGGCGCCAGTTGCTGCGGAGGAGACACTGCAAAATCTAGATGAGCTCTTGGAAAAAGCTG gtCTCCATGGAATACTAGAAAAGGACTTTGTGTTAATGCGAGGGCTGAAACACGACTTGAACAAGAAGCTCCATGAAATGGAAAGAAATAAAGAAGCG ATGAGATTGGCAGTAAATGCTGGTGCGCCGTACTTAGCCCTGAAGAGTTACGAACCAGACCCTCTGCCTTCATTCGACCATTTGGCGGAACAATGTTCCCGCGTTATGAG acTGTATCGTGATTCCAATACTGCCGGTACACCTTCGGGAAGCGATTTCTCCTCACCACGAAATTCTAAGTCATTTAAACTATGA
- the LOC120626547 gene encoding kynurenine/alpha-aminoadipate aminotransferase, mitochondrial has translation MAKPLPRFNAKLFKKLIDARPLYAVLKCSYSTNFDKIFKFYSDEECKVNQKYRVLDEKDYARFFSKRALRREAAFTRQITALAYKVGKRMISLAEGMPNEAIFPFTRLELTSRTGEKMVFDEKELATALQYIPSQGLPSLLTELRSFQQELHRPPPLDRDVLVTNGSQHGIYQCIELLLNTGDPIITTEYSYSGFYSVLKPYQPDIIGIPEDENGMIPETLESVLNERLARGLQMPKVLYVIPTGNNPTGTVLSEERRRQIYEMACKYDFLIVEDDPYMFLNFTDKVPASFLSLDACGRVLRLDSLSKVVSSGLRAAWLTAPTPLVRRAELHTQAEILHSCTLTQAISYHLIKNRDALASHLLSTRSFYELRKNALSAALTEVRDLMEWSEPAAGLFYWVRVREVEDVYNLVFHTAFDRGLMLVPGQAFQFDSSGRCAHLRLTFSKIQLADIAPAVRLLGGVVRHERRLAERQRRLATEQ, from the exons atggcgaaACCTTTGCCCAGATTTAATGCAAAACTATTCAAGAAGTTGATCGACGCGCGCCCTTTGTATGCCGTTTTAAAGTGTAGTTACTCTAcaaattttgacaaaatttttaagttttattcggACGAAGAGTGCAAAGTGAACCAGAAATATAGGGTTTTAGATGAGAAGGATTATGCTAGATTCTTCAGTAAACGAGCTTTGAGGAGGGAGGCGGCATTTACGAGACAAATAA CCGCTCTCGCCTACAAAGTGGGCAAGCGCATGATATCCCTCGCAGAGGGCATGCCCAACGAGGCTATATTCCCGTTCACGCGCCTGGAGCTGACGTCCAGAACTGGTGAGAAGATGGTCTTTGATGAGAAGGAGCTGGCAACTGCGCTGCAGTACATACCTTCACAGGg GCTTCCATCCCTGCTTACCGAATTGCGGTCGTTCCAGCAGGAACTGCATAGACCGCCGCCCTTGGACCGCGACGTGCTCGTCACCAACGGCTCCCAGCACGGCATTTACCAGTGCATAGAGCTGCTGCTGAACACGGGGGACCCCATCATCACCACGGAGTACTCCTACTCAGGCTTCTACAGTGTA TTAAAGCCTTACCAACCGGACATCATCGGTATCCCGGAAGATGAGAACGGGATGATCCCCGAAACCCTGGAGTCAGTGCTCAACGAACGCCTGGCCAGGGGGCTCCAGATGCCGAAAGTGCTGTACGTCATCCCCACGGGCAACAACCCCACCGGCACTGTCCTGTCGGAGGAACGGAGAAGACAAATCTACGAGATGGCTTGCAAATACGACTTCTTGATTGTGGAAGATGATCCTTACATGTTCTTGAATTTTACAGAC AAGGTGCCCGCGTCGTTCCTGTCGCTGGACGCGTGCGGGCGTGTGCTGCGGCTGGACTCGCTGTCCAAGGTGGTGAGCTCGGGCCTGCGCGCCGCCTGGCTCACGGCGCCCACGCCGCTGGTGCGCCGCGCGGAGCTGCACACGCAGGCTGAGATCCTGCACTCCTGCACGCTGACGCAG GCAATTTCCTACCACCTAATAAAGAACCGCGACGCTTTGGCCTCTCACCTTCTGTCAACGCGTTCCTTCTACGAGCTCAGGAAAAACGCGCTGAGTGCGGCGTTGACCGAGGTCAGGGATCTCATGGAGTGGAGCGAGCCCGCCGCGGGCTTGTTCTACTGGGTGCGAGTGCGGGAGGTAGAAGACGTTTACAATTTG GTATTCCACACAGCCTTCGACCGCGGCCTCATGCTGGTGCCGGGGCAGGCCTTCCAGTTCGACAGCAGCGGGCGCTGCGCGCACCTGCGCCTCACCTTCAGCAAGATCCAGCTCGCGGACATCGCGCCCGCCGTGCGCCTGCTGGGCGGCGTGGTGCGCCACGAGCGGCGCCTGGCGGAGCGCCAGCGCCGCCTCGCCACCGAGCAGTAG